One genomic segment of Paenibacillus xylanexedens includes these proteins:
- a CDS encoding ABC transporter permease: MNLAESSRLSRLVHNLSFIYGKMLLHPSYRYVLFILGLPINLVVFLIWRSNRKNDGWVAARQTAEQELLASSYRNKLKLEVEEQLRRKHRFFQQQVSEEEFTRQTEEWLEETVQKELKERTSRILQEQGSHRLTMADTFHTLIDKPWFFAISIIPGCLMYGILFLYGNPYLKYIFERILMTVFVILGVATLVFTILYLSPFNPAANILGETATQEQIAAFNQVYGLDQPYLTQLWNNIKGVALFDLGKSFAGNEDVTATIARKFPITLTLAVISLLLALVIALPIGIISAIKPNSWFDYTFMFIALIGLSIPNFWQGLIFILNFSIKLQWLPATFNPQNWLSIIMPTIVLGTGLTAAVARMTRSSTLEVIHEDYVMTARAKGLSERQVMLKHAVRNALIPIVTVVGLQFGAMLGGAAVTEKVFNISGLGSYIVDKQFIPDIPSIMGGVIYTAITISIINVAVDLLYAFIDPRVRSKMKQY, from the coding sequence TTGAATCTTGCAGAAAGCAGCAGACTCTCGCGGTTGGTGCACAATTTAAGTTTTATTTATGGCAAAATGCTGCTTCATCCTTCCTACCGATATGTTCTGTTCATTCTTGGATTACCGATCAATCTGGTCGTGTTTCTAATATGGCGTTCGAATCGAAAAAATGACGGCTGGGTAGCTGCCAGGCAGACGGCTGAGCAAGAACTGCTCGCTTCTTCCTATCGGAACAAGCTGAAGTTGGAAGTGGAAGAACAGCTGCGGCGCAAACATCGTTTTTTCCAGCAACAGGTCAGTGAGGAAGAATTCACACGTCAGACAGAGGAATGGTTGGAAGAAACGGTTCAGAAAGAGTTGAAGGAGCGGACTTCTCGCATACTTCAGGAACAGGGAAGTCACCGTCTTACGATGGCCGATACATTCCACACCCTTATCGACAAACCGTGGTTTTTCGCGATATCGATTATTCCTGGCTGTCTGATGTATGGCATCCTCTTTTTGTATGGAAATCCTTATCTAAAGTACATATTTGAAAGAATACTGATGACGGTATTTGTCATTCTGGGCGTAGCAACACTCGTATTTACGATTTTGTATCTGTCTCCGTTCAACCCGGCAGCTAACATTCTCGGAGAGACAGCAACGCAGGAACAGATTGCAGCATTTAATCAGGTGTATGGCTTGGATCAGCCTTATCTTACACAGCTTTGGAACAATATTAAAGGAGTTGCTCTCTTCGATCTTGGCAAGTCTTTTGCAGGAAATGAAGACGTAACAGCAACGATTGCAAGAAAGTTTCCAATTACATTGACGCTCGCGGTCATCTCCCTGCTATTAGCACTTGTCATTGCGTTACCCATCGGTATCATCTCAGCGATTAAGCCTAATTCATGGTTCGATTATACGTTTATGTTCATCGCTCTGATTGGATTATCGATCCCGAATTTCTGGCAAGGACTTATTTTCATTCTGAACTTTTCGATCAAATTGCAGTGGCTTCCCGCCACCTTCAACCCGCAGAACTGGCTGTCGATCATTATGCCAACCATTGTGCTGGGCACGGGACTCACGGCTGCGGTGGCCCGGATGACCCGGTCTTCTACATTGGAAGTCATTCATGAGGATTATGTGATGACCGCCCGCGCCAAGGGGTTAAGCGAACGTCAGGTCATGCTGAAACACGCTGTACGTAATGCATTGATTCCAATCGTTACTGTGGTTGGACTTCAATTCGGAGCCATGCTTGGCGGGGCAGCAGTGACGGAGAAAGTGTTTAATATCAGCGGTCTCGGTAGCTATATTGTGGATAAACAATTCATCCCCGATATTCCGAGTATCATGGGCGGAGTAATCTACACAGCAATTACGATCTCCATTATCAATGTAGCGGTTGATCTGCTGTACGCTTTTATTGATCCAAGAGTGCGCTCCAAGATGAAACAATATTAA
- a CDS encoding ABC transporter permease, translating to MTNSSLTQEMRFRLKSSREYSQASFAWITSLLLTALLLFNSYDWSGQTFKPFLLTILGIYVFFTLVQSVITLRIRKDLIRTGTISTLTRRIAWVQLLAILSGNIFIVTAAFHLMRKAKNVEYTFAVYMLLTQLFVIGVSALNVFKPYVADNFLPAMAVLIFILVIDLVVLIIVSRYNATSILPRWMIGVSVVLILTSITGNVFALLLGISIIGRIRRQGKQKSNFWNDLWERLAPNMTAMSGLFFIIFLFSISICSFFTFDYSMAVENNYSALLQPPSLAYPLGTDDFGRCLFSRIVFGARISLIVGCMSTIIPVLIGGVLGAFSGFYGRHTDNIIMRLLDILYAIPGILLAIAIIAAFGANTVNLILALSLGSIPTYARTMRASVLYVSTFEFVEAARALGYNNRTIIFKHIIPNSLAPMIIKSTLTIGGAVIATSSLSYLGLGVEPHIPEWGNILKLGSTYLETHSYLAIYPGLAIILLVLSFNFLGDGLRDALDPKLEKA from the coding sequence ATGACAAACTCGTCCTTAACACAAGAAATGCGTTTCCGGCTTAAGTCTTCTCGAGAATACAGTCAGGCGAGCTTCGCCTGGATCACGTCCCTTCTCTTGACTGCCTTGTTGCTGTTCAACAGTTATGACTGGAGCGGGCAGACGTTCAAACCATTTCTGCTAACGATACTTGGGATCTATGTGTTCTTCACACTGGTCCAAAGTGTCATCACCCTTCGGATTCGAAAAGACTTGATCCGTACGGGTACGATCTCTACTTTGACCCGCAGGATCGCCTGGGTTCAACTGCTTGCTATCCTTTCTGGCAATATATTTATCGTAACGGCAGCCTTTCATCTGATGCGAAAAGCCAAGAATGTGGAGTACACCTTTGCGGTATATATGCTGTTAACCCAGCTGTTCGTCATCGGTGTATCTGCGTTAAATGTTTTCAAACCTTATGTGGCTGACAACTTTCTGCCCGCCATGGCGGTGCTGATATTTATTCTGGTCATCGACCTGGTCGTACTGATTATCGTATCCCGATATAACGCGACCTCTATCCTCCCTCGCTGGATGATCGGTGTCAGTGTAGTGCTGATTCTGACCTCAATCACAGGTAATGTATTTGCCCTATTGCTCGGCATTTCCATTATTGGACGCATTCGCAGACAGGGGAAACAAAAATCAAACTTCTGGAATGATCTGTGGGAGCGACTTGCTCCAAATATGACTGCCATGTCCGGTTTGTTTTTTATCATTTTTCTGTTCTCGATATCGATCTGCAGCTTCTTTACCTTTGACTACAGCATGGCTGTGGAAAATAACTACTCGGCGCTGCTTCAACCGCCTTCCCTTGCGTATCCGTTGGGAACGGACGACTTCGGACGATGTTTATTTTCCCGGATTGTATTTGGTGCCCGGATCTCCTTGATCGTAGGTTGCATGTCGACCATCATTCCTGTGTTGATCGGTGGAGTCCTCGGAGCATTCTCCGGTTTCTACGGAAGGCATACGGATAACATCATCATGCGGCTGCTGGATATTCTCTATGCGATTCCGGGAATTCTGCTCGCTATTGCCATTATTGCGGCGTTTGGAGCCAATACAGTCAATCTCATTCTGGCGCTGAGTCTGGGTTCGATCCCAACTTACGCCCGTACGATGAGAGCCAGTGTGCTCTATGTATCTACTTTTGAATTTGTGGAAGCTGCACGTGCACTGGGGTACAACAATCGTACGATTATTTTCAAACACATTATTCCCAACTCCCTTGCGCCCATGATTATCAAGTCCACACTCACGATTGGTGGAGCTGTTATCGCTACCAGCAGTTTGAGTTATCTGGGACTCGGCGTGGAGCCGCATATTCCGGAATGGGGTAACATTCTGAAGCTCGGCAGTACATACCTGGAGACCCACTCTTATCTGGCGATTTATCCAGGTTTGGCTATTATTCTGCTGGTTCTTTCGTTTAACTTTCTCGGTGACGGTCTGCGTGATGCGCTTGATCCCAAGCTGGAGAAGGCCTAA
- a CDS encoding ABC transporter substrate-binding protein, producing MKKRTLISLLLILVIVISGCSVKTKTESQAETTPADTTETAQKPADIELLAMSSSENDVNIVRDQLTKNGFNVKLNLQPDYGSFKSQQDAGNYDIALSSWTTVTGNPDYAVRSLFKTGGDYSILADAELDKLIDQAATQTPDEYKDTYKQLEDRLVTDQAYIAPLYISLKSQAVNKDILNVDTVRLSKSRAMAWEPIEFKDSSKNAKDPLILTQSASVLTSLDPIKGNDGSINQLNTNMYVRLVNLTDDDQLTAEGSLSHNFSIAEGNSDYYFILRDDINFAKIDNKKAVDTGERVGADDVIFSLDRAKNKDSVPDHRTYSLHEHIKEAEVVTDLSALQNVKQSSGHGTILEALEQGLGSKITELVTDKTKADNSAGKYQVVKLTTTEPFPQVLNYLAHQSAGIVSKKQVESINTYDVASFDVNKDIPYGDQNTVTEGAAYNNTLYTSGPYILSYKNDYEGVFLKNPAYRKGTEDEPKIAQVNVRFIADADSALSALRSSEIHLYYGVPETKYDIIENDSKLKLQSLPSNAVSYLLFNTANREVAKSSDLRKAVLYSINQDEILSFYKNNKLKAYSTVSPLVQTGNELKADPAKVKEFLSNYNASK from the coding sequence ATGAAAAAACGTACACTGATCTCATTGCTATTAATTCTCGTCATTGTGATTTCCGGCTGCAGCGTAAAAACGAAAACCGAATCCCAGGCGGAGACCACACCTGCGGACACAACTGAAACTGCACAAAAACCGGCTGACATTGAACTGCTCGCCATGAGTTCTTCCGAAAATGATGTAAACATTGTGCGCGACCAGCTGACCAAAAACGGCTTCAATGTGAAGTTGAACCTGCAGCCGGATTACGGTAGCTTCAAATCCCAGCAGGATGCAGGGAATTATGACATTGCCTTGTCCAGCTGGACAACGGTAACGGGAAATCCCGATTATGCAGTGCGTTCCCTTTTCAAAACAGGTGGAGATTACAGTATCCTTGCAGATGCGGAACTTGATAAACTCATCGATCAGGCAGCTACTCAAACTCCAGATGAGTACAAAGACACGTACAAACAATTGGAAGATCGCTTGGTAACGGATCAGGCGTATATCGCTCCTCTGTACATTTCCCTGAAAAGTCAGGCTGTGAACAAAGACATTCTGAATGTCGACACCGTTCGTCTCTCCAAATCCCGCGCCATGGCTTGGGAACCGATTGAGTTCAAGGACAGCTCCAAAAATGCCAAAGATCCGTTGATTCTGACGCAAAGCGCATCCGTACTGACTTCCCTTGATCCCATCAAAGGAAACGACGGTTCCATCAACCAGTTGAACACCAATATGTATGTACGTCTCGTTAACCTGACAGATGACGATCAGCTGACAGCAGAAGGATCACTGTCCCATAATTTCAGTATTGCTGAAGGTAATTCAGACTACTACTTCATTCTCAGAGACGATATCAACTTTGCGAAGATTGATAACAAAAAAGCTGTAGATACAGGAGAACGTGTCGGTGCAGATGATGTTATCTTCTCCCTGGATCGCGCTAAAAACAAAGATTCCGTTCCGGATCACCGGACATACAGTTTGCATGAACACATCAAAGAAGCTGAAGTTGTAACAGATCTGAGTGCATTGCAAAACGTTAAACAATCCAGTGGCCACGGCACAATCCTCGAAGCATTGGAACAAGGACTGGGCAGCAAAATTACCGAACTTGTGACTGACAAAACCAAAGCAGATAATAGTGCAGGTAAATATCAGGTCGTTAAACTGACCACAACTGAACCTTTCCCGCAAGTACTGAACTACCTGGCTCACCAATCTGCGGGTATCGTGTCCAAAAAACAGGTGGAGAGCATCAACACATATGATGTAGCTTCCTTTGACGTCAACAAAGATATTCCTTACGGTGATCAGAACACGGTGACTGAAGGCGCAGCATACAATAACACCCTTTATACTAGCGGACCTTACATTTTGTCTTATAAAAATGACTATGAAGGTGTATTCTTAAAAAATCCGGCTTACCGTAAAGGCACGGAAGATGAGCCAAAAATTGCTCAGGTTAACGTTCGATTCATCGCGGATGCAGACAGCGCCCTCTCTGCTCTTCGCAGCAGTGAAATTCACTTATACTACGGTGTACCTGAAACCAAGTATGACATCATCGAAAATGACAGCAAACTGAAACTGCAAAGTCTGCCAAGTAACGCTGTCTCCTATCTGTTGTTCAATACGGCCAATCGTGAAGTTGCCAAGAGCAGTGACCTGAGAAAAGCCGTGCTGTACTCCATTAATCAGGATGAGATTTTGAGTTTCTACAAGAACAACAAACTCAAAGCATACTCCACAGTAAGCCCGCTCGTTCAGACCGGGAATGAATTGAAAGCCGATCCTGCAAAAGTAAAAGAATTCTTGAGTAACTACAACGCCTCCAAGTAA
- a CDS encoding sugar O-acetyltransferase — MMREEERIMKGVLFSPSDPELKVIKRRAHNLSQRYSQTFEEQTEERNQILQQLLGEIGEGGFMQGPIFFHYGVHTRIGEHFFGNYNLTIQDDAQVTIGDYTSFGPNVTIVTPIHPMIASERRQMVDQNGDVKSLCYAKPVTIGNDVWISANVTVCGGVTIGDGCVIGAGSVVTRDIPPHSFAAGVPCKVIRKITDADSIRNYPDVLADCRVLEE, encoded by the coding sequence ATGATGCGTGAAGAAGAGAGAATCATGAAGGGCGTGTTGTTCAGTCCAAGTGATCCCGAATTAAAGGTCATCAAAAGGCGGGCCCATAATCTCAGTCAGCGTTACAGTCAGACCTTTGAAGAACAGACTGAGGAAAGGAATCAGATATTGCAACAGCTACTGGGAGAGATTGGAGAAGGCGGATTCATGCAAGGCCCCATCTTTTTTCATTATGGTGTGCATACCCGGATAGGCGAGCATTTCTTCGGTAATTACAATCTGACGATACAAGACGACGCGCAAGTGACGATCGGGGATTATACCAGTTTTGGACCCAACGTTACGATTGTTACCCCCATTCACCCCATGATTGCCAGCGAGCGGAGACAGATGGTGGACCAGAACGGTGATGTGAAGTCACTATGTTATGCCAAGCCGGTCACGATTGGTAATGATGTATGGATCTCGGCAAATGTCACAGTGTGCGGGGGCGTAACGATTGGAGACGGCTGTGTGATCGGAGCAGGTAGCGTGGTGACTCGTGATATTCCACCGCATTCTTTTGCAGCAGGCGTACCGTGCAAAGTTATTCGCAAAATTACTGATGCGGACAGCATCCGAAACTACCCCGATGTTCTGGCAGATTGCCGTGTGCTGGAAGAATAA
- a CDS encoding ROK family protein, translated as MKKANATMMKYINLNNVREVMQQIETATKPQLALLTNLSVVTINALIQELCDGGELFQDKVVPSNGGRPAQAYRYNYNFKLALVLYIKEMKGQELISATVMNLENKVVLKEESILPAFDKQHVLQLIARFVTEYPAIDMIGIGIPGQAVDGDITVSSHEELIHSHLIREIESEFQLNVLVENDVNAAISGYCTQHADMKEQSVAGIYFPNRYPPGMGMMLNGQMIRGKNGMFGEIKYLPYSPDWHRDMSKNDFVVNVCHILQTINAVVAPHQIVIYQERVEREELDLAWKQYGKDHPMPSLPEIVHQDSFQHDFDAGLRGMVLQALKSGILSEAL; from the coding sequence ATGAAAAAAGCCAACGCTACAATGATGAAATACATCAATTTGAATAATGTGCGTGAAGTCATGCAGCAGATCGAGACGGCGACCAAACCGCAATTAGCTTTATTAACCAATCTTAGTGTTGTGACCATTAATGCGCTGATTCAGGAATTATGTGATGGCGGAGAGTTGTTCCAGGATAAAGTGGTTCCCTCTAACGGCGGTCGTCCTGCTCAGGCATATCGATATAATTATAACTTCAAGCTTGCTTTGGTTCTTTACATTAAAGAGATGAAAGGCCAGGAGTTGATTTCGGCAACGGTCATGAATCTGGAGAATAAGGTTGTGTTGAAGGAAGAGAGCATTTTGCCTGCTTTCGATAAACAGCATGTGCTGCAACTTATCGCGCGTTTCGTTACGGAGTACCCCGCCATTGATATGATCGGCATCGGTATTCCGGGGCAAGCCGTAGATGGGGACATCACGGTGAGCAGTCATGAAGAGCTTATCCACTCACATCTGATACGGGAGATCGAGAGCGAGTTCCAACTGAACGTTCTCGTGGAGAATGATGTTAATGCAGCGATTAGCGGATACTGTACACAGCATGCGGATATGAAGGAACAGAGTGTAGCGGGAATTTATTTTCCGAACCGATACCCGCCGGGTATGGGCATGATGTTGAATGGACAGATGATCCGTGGGAAAAACGGGATGTTTGGTGAGATCAAGTATCTTCCTTATTCACCTGATTGGCACCGTGACATGAGCAAAAATGATTTTGTAGTGAACGTATGTCACATCCTGCAAACGATTAATGCCGTCGTTGCCCCGCACCAGATTGTCATTTATCAGGAACGGGTGGAGAGAGAAGAGCTGGATTTGGCGTGGAAACAGTACGGGAAGGATCACCCCATGCCGTCTTTGCCCGAGATTGTACATCAGGACTCGTTCCAACATGATTTTGATGCTGGGTTACGAGGAATGGTTCTTCAGGCGTTGAAGTCAGGCATTCTATCAGAAGCCTTATAA